From the Spiribacter sp. 2438 genome, one window contains:
- a CDS encoding DUF4168 domain-containing protein — protein sequence MRLRTLLAPLGLAALLTLSLGAVAQETDFSDQQLDQFVSAQDDVMDIRDEYVQRIEATDDRDEAMALEQEANQMMVEAVEDTGLTVETYSEIAQAASQDMELAERIQAKMN from the coding sequence ATGCGACTTCGAACACTGCTTGCCCCGCTTGGTTTGGCTGCCCTGCTGACCCTCTCCCTGGGAGCGGTTGCCCAGGAGACGGATTTCTCGGACCAGCAGCTGGATCAGTTCGTGTCGGCACAGGATGACGTCATGGATATCCGTGACGAGTATGTGCAGCGGATTGAAGCCACTGATGACCGCGACGAGGCCATGGCACTGGAGCAGGAGGCCAACCAGATGATGGTGGAGGCCGTGGAGGACACCGGGCTCACCGTCGAGACCTACAGCGAGATTGCCCAGGCTGCCTCGCAGGACATGGAGCTCGCCGAGCGGATTCAGGCGAAGATGAACTGA